The segment GTAGCGCGCTACGGCGACGCGGCTCGCGCCGGCGCGGCGGCGGTCGCCGACGGCCTCCCGCGGAGTGGGGGAGGCCATGGAGGCGTGGGCGGCCACGACGCTGTGCCAGTGCCCGGGCGCCATGAGGGCGGCGGCGACACTCTCCACGGTGCGCAGCGCCTCCGGGTCGCTCGAGCCGGCTCCGGCCAGGACCACCGCGGTTCGTGGGTCGGGGAGCACCCCTACCTCCGCCAGGCGGTCGTTCACGGCCCGCTCGAGCAGGAAATGGGGACCAAGGGGGGCCGCGAGGCGGAGGTCCAACCACGGCCGGTCGGCGCGGACGCGCTCCAGGAGTCTGGGGAGGTCCACCTTGCTGTGGTAAGCCGCTGTCAACAACGTCGGCATCACCACGACCTCACCAGCGCCCCGGACGGCCAGACCGCGCGCGGCGGTCGCGGGGTCGGGCGCCTGGTGGTCGAGGTAGGAGACACGCACGGGGACATGGGGCAGGCGCTGTCGGACCTGAGCGAACAGGGTGGCGACGGTGTCCGCCGAGCGTGGGTCACGACTGCCGTGCGCGACGGCGAGGAGGGGAGGGGCCCCGTCGAGGGGTTCCCCTGTGGGTGGTCCGGCGGGCACGGGGCACCTCCGTGGACGGCCCTGGGGTCGCCAGGGCGGACGACGTCTGATCGGATGGGTGAGGCGCCGACGCGCGTGGACACCTCACCCCACCGTCTATCGGGACGGCCTCGTGTTCACCGGTGGATCCCACACTCCGTCTTGCCGGTACCGGACCACCGTCCGCTGCGCGGGTCGGCCCCCGCGGCGACCCGGGACGTACAGGGTTGGCAGCCGATCGACGGATAGCCGTCGTCACGCAGGGGATTGACCAGCACTCGGTGTTCGGCGACGTATTCGTCGACGTCGGCCTGGGACCAGTGCGCGATCGGGTTCACCTTCACCATCCTCCGACGCGCGTCCCACTCCACGACCTCGACGTCGGCCCGGGTCGCGGACTCCTCACGCCGGATCCCACTGATCCACGCCTCGTAGGGCCCAAGCGCGGCCCGCAGAGGTTCGACCTTGCGAAGATGGCAGCAGAGGCCCGGGTCGCGCCCGTGGAGTCGGGGGCCGAGGTCCCGATCCTGCTCGGCGACGGAACGACTCGGCCGCACGGATACCACGTTCACCGGGTACACGGCCGCGACCGCGTCCCGGGTTCCGATGGTTTCCGGGAAGTGGTACCCGGTGTCCAGGAACAGGACGTCGATCCCCGGGATCACGCGCGACACGATGTCGACCATGAGGGAGTCCGCCATCGACGCGGTCATGCAGACCCGGTCCCCAAAGGTGTCGGCGGCCCAACGCACGATCTCTCGCGTGTCGGCGCCGTCGAGCCGGGCCGCCGCCTTGGCGGCCAGATCCGCCCGGTCCAGTGTTGACGTCACCGCGATTCCTCCGTTCGGTGGTCGTGGGACTCGGTCACGCCGTTGAGGTCGGCGGCGCTGAGCCCCACGAACGAGACCCGGAAGACCCGCACGCAGGAACCGCACAGCCACGCGTAGCCCGCGCCGGTCCGCCCGTCGCCCTCGTGCGGGCGCAGGTCCTCGTCCCCGCAGTAGGGGCAGTAGAAAGGTGTGGCCCGTCCAGACATCGTCCCTCCTCAGGTGAGCTCCGCGTCGTCGGCGCGCGCGACCCAGGTCGCGAAGGCCTCGTCGTCGCCGCGTGCGTCGAGGAATCGGCGCAGCACGCGCTCCACGTAGTCGGGCAGGTCCTCCGACGTCGTCTTCAGCCCCCGCACCTTGCGGCCGAACGCCCGGTCGGGGCCCATTCCGCCGCCGAGGTGCACCTGGAAGCCCTCGACCTGTTCCCCCGCGTCGTTGGTCACGAGTTGGCCCTTGAGGCCGATGTCGGCGACCTGGATCCGCGCGCAGGAGTTGGGGCACCCGTTGACGTTGACGGTGATCGGTTCGGGGAAGTCGGGCAGCCGTCGCTCCAGCTCGTCGATCAGGCTCGCGCCCAACGCCTTGGTCTCCACGATGGCGAGCTTGCAGAACTCGATCCCGGTGCAGGCCATGGTGTGTCGTCGAAAGGAACTCGGGTGAACCTGGAGGTCCGCGGCCTCCAGCGCCTCGGTCACAGCGTCAACCCGCTCCTCGGGTACGTCGAGGATGACGAGTTTCTGGTCGGCCGTGGTCCGCACACGGTCGGACCCGTTCGCCTCGGCGATGTCGGCGATCGCGCTGAGCGTACCGCCGGAGACACGGCCCACCCGTGGCGCGAACCCCACGTAGTAGCGCCCGTCCCGCTGTCGGTGCACTCCGACGTGGTCGCGACGGGTGTCGGGCGCGAGCGGCGGCTCAGGCCCGTCGGGCAGGGAGTAGCCGAGGTACTCCTTCTCCAGCACCTCCCGGAACCGTGCGGCCCCCCAGTCCTTGATGAGGAACTTGATCCTGGCCCGGTGACGTAGCCTCCGATATCCGTAGTCCCGAAAGATGCCCGTCACCCCGGCCCACACCTCGGCCACCTGCTCGGGACGGACGAACGCCCCCAGCCGAACCGCGAACATGGGGTTCGTCGACAGCCCGCCACCGACGTGCAGGTCGAAACCCGGGGTCCCGTTCTCGTCCACCACACCGACGAAGGCGACGTCGTTGCACTCGTGGTTGGTGCAGTAGTGGGAACAGCCGCTGATCGACGTCTTGAACTTCCGGGGCAGGTTGGAGAAGGCCGGGGAACCGACGTGCTCCTCGTACACCTCGCGGATCTGGTCCGTGGCGTCCAGCACCTCGTCCTCGGCGACCCCAGCCAGCGGACACCCGAGGATCACGCGCGGGGTGTCGCCACACGCCTCGGTGGTCGACAGACCGACGGCCTCCAGCCGCTCCCAGATCGCCGGGACGTCCTCGATCCGCACCCAGTGCAGTTGGACGTTCTGCCGGTCGGTCACGTCCGCGGTGTCCCGGGCGTACAGTGTCGAGATCTCGCCGACCGCCCGCAACTGCGCCAGGCTCAACTGCCCGCCGTCGATTCGGACGCGCAACATGAAGTAGCGGTCGTCGAGCTCCTCCGGGGCCAGCACCGCCGTCTTGCCGCCGTCGATCCCCGGCGCGCGCTGCGTGTACAGACCGAACCACCGGAACCTGCCCCGCAGGTCGGCGGGGTCAATGGAGTCGAACCCGGACTTGGAGTAGACGTCGATGATTCGTTGGCGGACGTTGAGTCCGTCGTCGTTCTTCTTGTTCTCCTCGTTCTTGTTCAACGGTTCTCGATAGCCAAGCGCCCACTGGCCTTCGCCGCGGCGCGGCTTGTTCCGGGGTGAGCGACGTTCGGCCGATGCGGGAGGCATCGCGGCGGACCTCCGAGGTCACGGGGCGCGCCGTCCGGCACCGCCCCGGCCCAACACGTGGCTGGCCACTGACGAGGAGGAACACCGGTTGACACGCCCGACGAGCGGACGGGAGCGAGCAATGAATCGCTGGGGAACTAACCGGCGTTACGACAGAGAGCGCTGTGGACCCGCAGCAGATCCACGTGCCGACGGGCACGCAGCATCGGGTCCAAGACAGCGAACATGGTGTTGAGCATGACACGGCGCTCGGCGCGTTGTCCACCATCCGTGGCCAACCGGAGCGCGACAGCGAACCGCGGGCGACGCGTCCCCACGCGGCCGAGGTGCTGAATCCCGGAAGGTGATCAAGGCACTACCGTTGTTGACGTGTCTCTGTCGGACAGGTGGGAGCGGATCCAGGAGCGCGGTGCGCGCTTCGTCGCGAGCGTACGCGCCCGGTTCCCGCTGCTGGGCGACATCCTGCTGGTGGTCCTGCGCACGGTCAGGACCATCGGACGGATCCGTGTGATCGGCCTCGCCGCCGAGATCGCCTTCTTCTCCGTGCTGTCCCTGCCCGCCATGCTGCTCGGCATCATCGGCACGCTGGGTCACCTCACCTCCGTCATCGGGTCCGACACCGTCGACGAGGCCCGCTCCAGCCTCCTGGGCTTCGCGGCCGTCCTGCTCACCGCGGAGACCATCGACACCGTCGTGGAGCCCCTCATCGACGAGTTCCTGCGCGGCGCGCAGGGCGGCGTCATCTCCATGACATTCCTGGTGTCCCTCTGGTCGGGATCTCGGGCGATGAACGTCTTCATCAGTTCCATCACCACCTCCTACGGACTCACCGGCGTGCGCGGCTTCGTCCGCGAGCGTCTCACCGCGTTCGTCGCCTACCTCGGCGCGTTGATGTTCGCCCTCATCGTGCTGCCCCTGCTCGCGGTGGGTCCCGACGTCATCCGGTCCCTGCTGCCCGCCCTGGACGGCTACCTCACCCTGGGCTACTGGCCGGTCGTCACCCTCCTGTCCCTGTTCAGCCTCGTCATGCTCTACACAGTGAGCGTCCCGGTGCACCTACCGCCCTGGCGTCACCTACCCGGCGCCGTCCTCGCCGTGGCGATCTGGCTCCTGGGCTCGGTCGGTCTGCGGGCGTACCTGGGAGCATCCTTCGGCCAGGTCACGATCTACGGCTCGTTGTCGGCACCGATCGCGGTACTCGCGTGGTTCTGGGTCACGGCCATGGCGGTGTTGATCGGTTCCGCCCTCAACTCCGAGATCGACGCCATGTGGCCCACGGAGGCGACCGCGGCCGCCCGGGCCCGAATCGCCCAGGAGGAGCAGGCCCGGCTCACCCGACTGGTCGCACGACGCGAGGCCGCCGTGCGCTCACTGGAGACCGAGGAGGAGAACGAGGCGGAGGACGCCGCTCCCGAGCAGGTGGGGGAACGACCGGGCGGGGGAACGCCCGGAGCCGGGAACGGGACGTCGGGGACGCGGCCGGAGGAGCCACCGGACACCGGCTCGGGCGCCGAGACGACGCCGGAGCCGGCTCCGACCTCAGTTCCGCGGGCGCAGCGCGGAGGACAGGAAGAACGCGGCGACCGCACCGAGTGGAATGATGATCAGCCCGACACGCAGGCTCGACGCGTCGGCGATGAATCCAACCGCCGGTGGGAAGGCGAGGAAGCCGATCCGGGCGAGCCAGGCGACCGCGGTCACCCCGTCCCCGCTGCGCACCCCCGGCACGTTTCCGGCGGTGGACAGGGCGAGCGGGAACAGCGTCGCGACGCCCAACCCACAGAGGCCGAAACCGAGGACGGTCGTGAACTGGGTGGGCCACAGTAGCGCGACCCCCAGACCGAACGCCGCGACCAGGGTTCCGGCCCGCGCCACCGTCGCCGCCCCGAACCGGTCCGTCAGACGGTCACCGACCAAGCGGCCGGAGGTCATCAGCGCCTGGCAGGCCACGAACGGCATCCCCGCCACGAACGCCGAGGCGGCGAGTTCCGTGCGCATGTACACCGCGCCCCAGGACGGTGCGGAGTCCTCCACGGCGGCCGCGAGCATCAAGAGTGTGCCCAGGGCGAGAATCAGGCCGACGGCGCGGGGAGCTGGCCAGCGAGACGCGGAGGTCGGCGCCGGTCGGGAACCGGCCTCGGCCGCGCGCTCGGTGTCCTCGGCCCCGGAGAGGAGGCCGGGAACCGTGAGACACATCGCGAGGATGAGGAGTACGGCCGTCACGGAGGTGTGGACCACCATCGGCACGCCCAAGCCGACGGCCGTCGCCCCCAACAGGCCGCCGACGACCGCGAACACGCTCCACGTGGCGTGGAACGAGTTGATGATGCTGCGTCCGTAGCGACGCTGCACCCGTAGTCCGTGGGAGTTCATCGCGGAGTCGGCCCAGGCGTCGACACAGCCAAGCCCGAACAACGCGGCGGCGAACACCCACGCCGACGGCGCGATCGCGATGATCGGCAGCGCGATCGCGGTCAGCATCCCCGACCACACCGCGGTGGCGCCGCTGCCCAACCGCGCGATCAGCGGGCCGGCGAGCATTCCGGTGAGGATCGCCCCAAGCGGCATCGCCGCGATCGACGCCCCCAGGGCGGCGTTCGACAACTCCAGGGAGCTCTTGAGGGAGGGATACCACGGCACCACGCTCGCGTAGGTCATGGCGTTCACCGCGAACAACGCGGTGACCGAACGACGCGCGCGACGCGCGATCGGATCGGGTGCGGCAACCGTCGATGTCACTGGACACACTCCCCGTCGGGCGACAACTCGATGGATCCCGTCCGCCCCTGCCCGGCGCTCCGTGTTCGTGATGGTGGCTGTCGGGTCGTCGTGGCGCGCGACCCCGCCGATACTAGACGGAAACTCCCGAGGAACCCATACATTTCCCGACCGAGTTGCCGACCGACCGTGACAGCCGGTCGGAGCGGGCCTGGGCCGGGCATTCGCGTGGGGTGGGAGATTGGTAGCGACTTCGGTGTTGTGTGGCTCGAATGTCCGGGTATGGAGGTAGCACTCCGCTCAGGACTCGGAGCGACCGGCGGATGTCCGGCCGGAAGTCCAACGTCGGTGAGACCGGCGTGAGGAGCGATTGAACTGCCCGACGATCGACGCAGGGGGCGGCCGTGAACCCGACTCCGGTGTCCTTGCCGTTCGCCGACCGGGCTGAGGCCGGTCAGCGGCTGGCGGAACGTGTGCGTCCCCTGGCCGTGGTGGACCCGATCGTCGTCGCGCTGCCGCGCGGCGGGGTCGCCGTCGGTGCGGAGCTGGCGCGTGTCCTGCGAATTCCCCTGGACGTCCTCCTCGTCCGGAAGATCGGAGTTCCGGGCAACCCGGAGTACGGCGTCGGCGCGCTGACCGAGGACGGTCACGTGTCCTACGACGACGCCGCCCTCGCGCGACTGGGGCTGTCCCGCTCTGCGCTCGCCACCACGGTCATGGCCGAACGCGAGGAACTCCAGCGTCGGAGGGAGAGCTATCGGGGCGACCGCCAACCGCCCCGACTGTCCGGACGCGACGTCATCGTCGTCGACGACGGACTGGCGACCGGTGCCACCGCCCGTGCCGCCTTGGCCATGGCCCGCCGGCAGCGGCCCGCCCGGCTGTCGCTCGCGGTTCCCGTCGGGAACCTCGCCGCGGTCGACGACCTCCGAGACCAGGTCGACCGGCTCGTCGTACTCACCGCTCCCGCCAACTTCCGCGCGGTGGGCGAGTGGTACCAGGACTTCACACAGCTCTCGGACTCCTTCGTGCGGTCCGTGCTCGCTGAGCTCACCCCCTCGGACCAGGCGGGATCGGGGGGACGGCCCGTGCGCATCCGGGTCGGCGAGACCGACATCGAGGCCGACTACGCCGCTCCCGCCCACAGGGTCGGCACGGTCGTCGTCGCGGTGGACCGGGACCGTACCTCCGCGCAGTACCGCGCCTTGGCCGGCGCCCTCCGCCGGGACGGTCTCGCGACCCTGGCGCTGGACCTGGGACCGGAGGCGACGGACGACGCGTCCGAACCGAGCGCGGAGCAGCGACTGGGCGCCGCGGTGCGCTGGTCGCGACAGGCCACGAACGACGATCCGGTGGGACTGTGCGGAGTGGGGACCGGGGCGGACGCCGTGCTGCGGGCGGCGGGGGAACTCCCCGACGACGTGGGAGCCGTGGTCACCTGTGGGGGACGACTGGACATCGCCGAGTCGGTACTGGGACGCGTACACGCCCCGACGCTGGCCCTGGTCGAGAGCGAGGACTCGTTCGTGCGGGAGCTCGCGGAGTGGGCGGCGGCGCACACGGGGGCGCGGCACGAGGTGCGGGAGATCGCGGGTGTGGACCGCCTGCTGACGGACCCGGGGGCGTGGGAGGAGGTCGGAACGGCGGCCGCGGAATGGTTCCGGCGTGCCCTCGGCTAGCGCGACGGGAGCCGGGTCCGCTCGGAGGCGGACGCGCGTGCCGGCGGACGCGGGCGGGGCAAAAAGGTGACGCCCTCGATCGTCGCGATCGGGGCGTCACCGGGTGCGGCCGACTGACCGCGATGCGGGGACTGTGAACCAGCCATGGTCACCGCCGTCTTTCTGCCCCTACGGGGCGGTCGCGGTTCATGCGGCGTTGGCGCGGCGCATGCGACGGCGACGCTCCGAGGCGCGCTCGTCCTCGTTCAAGCCACCCCACGTGCCGTACTTCTCGGGGCGGGAGATCGCATAGTCAAGGCATTCGACGCGTACCGGGCACTGAGCGCAGACGTCCTTGGCCTTACGCTCCCGGATCTCGCGCTCGGGCTGCCGCTCGCCGTCGGGCCCGAAGAAGAGCACGAGGTCCTCACCCCGACACGCGGCGGCATCCTGCCACCCCCAGCTCGGGCGGGGGCGCAGCGTGGCCTGCCGGCGTACCTGGGACATTGTTGAACCACCTCTACTGGAATCACTAGTAAACTTGGACACGAAGGTTCGGTCAGGCAGGACTGCGTTTCGCAGCGTGAGATTGCCCGCACGGACCAAACGCCGAGGGAAGCCTCGGTGTTCCCGGATGTGGTTGAAACCACGGCGATACTGTCCCGCCGGAACCGGCGTGCACACTCACGCGAAGGCCCTGGGGGCGGTGAACGCCATCCCTGCGAGCCGGTACGTCATCATGCCATCTCACCCCTCGATCGTGCACGGGGGGTCGGCGAATTGCTCATAGAACTGTTACCGAAAACAGGTTTGACAGCAGCCTCCTGGGGGATCTGCCCTGTTTTGTCGATTTGGTCCGCGTGGCGCGTCGCGCCCCACCGCCCTCATCCGGTAGAGGGAGTCCCACGGATGCGGGAGCTCGTCCAAGTTCCCTGTGTCCCCGCGTTGCGTCGCGGCGACGCTACCCGGACACTGGTGGGCACGGCGTCACTCTGTGGCACGGCGACATGGCGGATCGGGAACCACGGACGGCTCGCGTCCGTCCCACCTCAAGAGTGGCGGGACGGAGTCGACGGCGTATTCCGGGACTACGTCCGTCAGGGAAGTACCAACGACAAGAAGGGCCCATCGTGGCGCTGTTGCGGCTGATCCTGAACGTGATCTGGCTGGTGATGTCCGGCATCTGGTTGGCGCTGGGTTACGCCCTCGCCGGGATCATCTGTTGCGTTCTGATCGTCACCATCCCGTTCGGACTGGCGTCCTTCCGGATGGCGAACTACGCGCTCTGGCCCTTCGGCCGTACCGTCGTACGGCGCGACCGCGCGGGTGGGGTCCAGACGGTGGGCAACGTCATCTGGATCATCGTCGCCGGATGGTGGTTGACCATCGGACACATCACCACGGCGGCCGCCCTCGCCGTCACCATCATCGGTATCCCTATGGCTTGGGCGTCACTGAAGATGATCCCGGTCGCGCTCGCCCCCTTCGGCAACGAGATCGTTCCCAGCGGCACGCGTCGGGAGCCCTGGCAGATCTAGCGCGTTCCGTCGCGCGCCCCCAAAGACAGGTGTGCGGCGGGCACATCAACGCTAGAGTCGCACCGCGTCGGTCGCGGTGTGGCCGCGTCGTCGACGCGGAGAACCAAGGAGTCGAGGAGGAAACCCGTGCGCTGGAGGCTTCCGAGCGGATGGTCACTGCCACGTTGGCGGGCACGGACGACCACCGTGAGCGCGCCGCCTCCCCCTCCTCCGCCGCCGGAGCCAGAGCCCCCGGAAGAGGACGACCTGCTCAAGCGGGCGAGCGACACCGCGTGGCGGCTGCTCATCGTGGGCGCGGTGGGAGCCATCATCCTGTGGGGGCTGACCTACATCAGCACCGCCGTCATCCCGGTCGTTCTGGCCGTGTTCCTGACCGCGCTGATGCAGCCGATGGCGACCGCGCTGCGCGCGCGGGGCATGGGCCGCGGCCCCTCGACCGCGATCACGTTCCTCGGTTCGCTCGTCCTGTTCGGTCTGGTCGTCTACTTCATCGTCGACCGGGCGGTGGCCGGCGCGGGCGACCTTGTCGACCCGGTCAGCGAGTTCCTCACCGAGGTGCAGAGCTGGTTGCGGGGGCTGGGGCTCGACGCCGAGCTCGTCAACAACTTCCTCAACGAGGCACAGAACGAGGTACAGAACTTCGTCCAGAACAACCTCCAGGAGAACGCGCGCGTCCTCGCCGAGGGTTTCTGGACCGGCACCGTCGCCGTGGGCCAGGTCCTGTTCGCCATCGTGCTGCTGATGGTGTTGACCATCTACTTCCTGCACTCAGGTGACCACCTGATGAAGTGGATCGGATCGCTGTTCCCCGGCCACACCCGACGCGTGCTCTTCTCCTCCAGCAAGGTCGCCTACGAGGTGATGGGCCGCTACGTCCGGGGCGTGGCCCTGGTCGGTCTCTTCGACGCCATCGGGATCGGGCTGTTGCTGGTGGTGCTGTCCTTCTTCGGTCAGTTGCCCTTCAACCTCGCCCTGCCCCTGATCGTGCTGACCTTCATCGGCGCGTTCCTTCCCGTGATCGGGGCGTTCGCCACCGGTGCCCTCGCCACCATCGTCGTGTTGGTCACGAGCGGCCAACTGTGGATCGGGCTGCTGACACTCGCCTGGGTGATCTTCATCCAGCAGTTGGAGAGCAACCTCTTCGCCCCGCGCGTCTACGGGCGCGCCCTGGACCTTCCCTCCGCGGTCGTCCTGCTGGGAATCACGGTCGGTGCGATCGTGGGCAACCTCGTGGGCATGTTCCTGGCCACGCCGATCGTCGCCGTGGCCGCCGCGTTGCTGCGCAACCGGCCCGGAGCCCGAGCCGAGGAGCACGCGTCCGACACTGGGGCCCGGTCGCCGGAGACGGAACCGGTGGGGGAGACCGCGTCGACGACCAGGGGCAAGCCGGAGTCCCCGCGGGCCGAGGGAGGATCGTCGCCGACCACGGGCGGCTGACGACGATCGGTCACCGGGGACGGGAACAGTAAACAGCTTGGGCGGTGTTGAGGCTACGGGTACGCTGAAACACCGTCACCGCGCACACCCCTTTCTCGATTGAGGCTGTCTCACCATGCTCTCCGCCACTGACCTGGAACTTCGTGTGGGCGCCCGGCTGCTGCTGGAGCCCACCAGCTTCAGCCTCGGCTCCGGGGAGCGGGTCGGCCTGGTCGGGCGCAACGGTGCCGGCAAGACGACCCTGATGAAGGTCCTCGCCGGCGAGGGCGCCGCCACCGCGGGCACCGCCGTGGCTCGCGGCAGCGTGGGCTACCTGCCGCAGGATCCGCGCACCGGCGACCTGGAGATCCTGGCGATGGACCGTGTCCTCTCCGCGCGCGGTATCGACGACGTTCGCCGCCGGATGCGCAAGGCCGAGAGCGAGATGGAGAGCGAGGACCCCGCGATCCGGGACCGCGGGGTGCGCAACTACGCGAAGTACGAGGAGCGGCTGCACGTCCTGGGCGGATACTCCGCCGAGGCCGAGGCCGCGACCATCACCGCGAACCTGGGGCTGGAGAACCGCATCCTGGCCCAACCGCTGTCGACGCTGTCGGGCGGTCAGCGGCGCCGCGTGGAGCTGGCGAGGATCCTGTTCTCCCGCGCCGACACCCTGCTGCTCGACGAACCGACCAACCACCTTGACGGGGACTCGATCACCTGGCTGCGCACGTTCCTTCGCTCGCACCAGGGCGGTCTGATCGTCATCAGCCACGATGTCGACCTCGTG is part of the Spiractinospora alimapuensis genome and harbors:
- a CDS encoding nitrite/sulfite reductase; this encodes MPPASAERRSPRNKPRRGEGQWALGYREPLNKNEENKKNDDGLNVRQRIIDVYSKSGFDSIDPADLRGRFRWFGLYTQRAPGIDGGKTAVLAPEELDDRYFMLRVRIDGGQLSLAQLRAVGEISTLYARDTADVTDRQNVQLHWVRIEDVPAIWERLEAVGLSTTEACGDTPRVILGCPLAGVAEDEVLDATDQIREVYEEHVGSPAFSNLPRKFKTSISGCSHYCTNHECNDVAFVGVVDENGTPGFDLHVGGGLSTNPMFAVRLGAFVRPEQVAEVWAGVTGIFRDYGYRRLRHRARIKFLIKDWGAARFREVLEKEYLGYSLPDGPEPPLAPDTRRDHVGVHRQRDGRYYVGFAPRVGRVSGGTLSAIADIAEANGSDRVRTTADQKLVILDVPEERVDAVTEALEAADLQVHPSSFRRHTMACTGIEFCKLAIVETKALGASLIDELERRLPDFPEPITVNVNGCPNSCARIQVADIGLKGQLVTNDAGEQVEGFQVHLGGGMGPDRAFGRKVRGLKTTSEDLPDYVERVLRRFLDARGDDEAFATWVARADDAELT
- a CDS encoding phosphoribosyltransferase family protein, with the translated sequence MNPTPVSLPFADRAEAGQRLAERVRPLAVVDPIVVALPRGGVAVGAELARVLRIPLDVLLVRKIGVPGNPEYGVGALTEDGHVSYDDAALARLGLSRSALATTVMAEREELQRRRESYRGDRQPPRLSGRDVIVVDDGLATGATARAALAMARRQRPARLSLAVPVGNLAAVDDLRDQVDRLVVLTAPANFRAVGEWYQDFTQLSDSFVRSVLAELTPSDQAGSGGRPVRIRVGETDIEADYAAPAHRVGTVVVAVDRDRTSAQYRALAGALRRDGLATLALDLGPEATDDASEPSAEQRLGAAVRWSRQATNDDPVGLCGVGTGADAVLRAAGELPDDVGAVVTCGGRLDIAESVLGRVHAPTLALVESEDSFVRELAEWAAAHTGARHEVREIAGVDRLLTDPGAWEEVGTAAAEWFRRALG
- a CDS encoding putative leader peptide, with amino-acid sequence MFAVLDPMLRARRHVDLLRVHSALCRNAG
- a CDS encoding YccF domain-containing protein, whose translation is MALLRLILNVIWLVMSGIWLALGYALAGIICCVLIVTIPFGLASFRMANYALWPFGRTVVRRDRAGGVQTVGNVIWIIVAGWWLTIGHITTAAALAVTIIGIPMAWASLKMIPVALAPFGNEIVPSGTRREPWQI
- a CDS encoding MFS transporter; translation: MTSTVAAPDPIARRARRSVTALFAVNAMTYASVVPWYPSLKSSLELSNAALGASIAAMPLGAILTGMLAGPLIARLGSGATAVWSGMLTAIALPIIAIAPSAWVFAAALFGLGCVDAWADSAMNSHGLRVQRRYGRSIINSFHATWSVFAVVGGLLGATAVGLGVPMVVHTSVTAVLLILAMCLTVPGLLSGAEDTERAAEAGSRPAPTSASRWPAPRAVGLILALGTLLMLAAAVEDSAPSWGAVYMRTELAASAFVAGMPFVACQALMTSGRLVGDRLTDRFGAATVARAGTLVAAFGLGVALLWPTQFTTVLGFGLCGLGVATLFPLALSTAGNVPGVRSGDGVTAVAWLARIGFLAFPPAVGFIADASSLRVGLIIIPLGAVAAFFLSSALRPRN
- a CDS encoding phosphoadenylyl-sulfate reductase; this translates as MTSTLDRADLAAKAAARLDGADTREIVRWAADTFGDRVCMTASMADSLMVDIVSRVIPGIDVLFLDTGYHFPETIGTRDAVAAVYPVNVVSVRPSRSVAEQDRDLGPRLHGRDPGLCCHLRKVEPLRAALGPYEAWISGIRREESATRADVEVVEWDARRRMVKVNPIAHWSQADVDEYVAEHRVLVNPLRDDGYPSIGCQPCTSRVAAGADPRSGRWSGTGKTECGIHR
- a CDS encoding sirohydrochlorin chelatase; its protein translation is MPAGPPTGEPLDGAPPLLAVAHGSRDPRSADTVATLFAQVRQRLPHVPVRVSYLDHQAPDPATAARGLAVRGAGEVVVMPTLLTAAYHSKVDLPRLLERVRADRPWLDLRLAAPLGPHFLLERAVNDRLAEVGVLPDPRTAVVLAGAGSSDPEALRTVESVAAALMAPGHWHSVVAAHASMASPTPREAVGDRRRAGASRVAVARYLLADGVFADRIAHEADLGAADAVSAPLGAHPHVADVIVDRYRQTVSTRRGGRLDVLADGH
- a CDS encoding WhiB family transcriptional regulator, whose product is MSQVRRQATLRPRPSWGWQDAAACRGEDLVLFFGPDGERQPEREIRERKAKDVCAQCPVRVECLDYAISRPEKYGTWGGLNEDERASERRRRMRRANAA
- a CDS encoding AI-2E family transporter; its protein translation is MSAPPPPPPPPEPEPPEEDDLLKRASDTAWRLLIVGAVGAIILWGLTYISTAVIPVVLAVFLTALMQPMATALRARGMGRGPSTAITFLGSLVLFGLVVYFIVDRAVAGAGDLVDPVSEFLTEVQSWLRGLGLDAELVNNFLNEAQNEVQNFVQNNLQENARVLAEGFWTGTVAVGQVLFAIVLLMVLTIYFLHSGDHLMKWIGSLFPGHTRRVLFSSSKVAYEVMGRYVRGVALVGLFDAIGIGLLLVVLSFFGQLPFNLALPLIVLTFIGAFLPVIGAFATGALATIVVLVTSGQLWIGLLTLAWVIFIQQLESNLFAPRVYGRALDLPSAVVLLGITVGAIVGNLVGMFLATPIVAVAAALLRNRPGARAEEHASDTGARSPETEPVGETASTTRGKPESPRAEGGSSPTTGG